Proteins encoded in a region of the Oncorhynchus keta strain PuntledgeMale-10-30-2019 chromosome 3, Oket_V2, whole genome shotgun sequence genome:
- the LOC118363633 gene encoding gamma-crystallin S-1-like isoform X2, which yields MMGKIIFYEGRNFEGRHYECSGDCTDMHSHFSRCNSIRVDSGCWMAYEKPNFSGYQYMLTRGKYADHHRWSGFNDCIRSCRIIPAYNGNYRMKIFERSDFGGKMMELSDDCPNLQDRFHRRDISSCNVMEGYWILHEHPNYRGHQYFLRPGEYNKHSDWGSMSSTIGSVRRVTELKQNNQ from the exons ATGATGGGTAAG ATCATCTTCTACGAGGGCAGGAATTTTGAGGGACGCCACTATGAGTGCAGTGGTGACTGCACTGACATGCACTCCCACTTCTCCCGATGTAACTCCATTCGAGTGGACAGTGGGTGCTGGATGGCCTATGAGAAGCCTAACTTTTCTGGATACCAGTACATGCTGACAAGGGGGAAGTACGCTGACCACCATCGCTGGTCCGGCTTCAACGACTGCATCCGCTCCTGTCGCATAATCCCAGCT TACAATGGAAACTACAGGATGAAGATCTTTGAGAGATCAGACTTTGGGGGAAAGATGATGGAGCTGAGTGACGACTGCCCCAACCTGCAGGACCGCTTCCACCGGAGAGACATTTCCTCCTGCAATGTTATGGAGGGCTACTGGATCCTCCACGAGCACCCAAACTACAGGGGCCATCAGTACTTCCTGCGCCCTGGCGAGTACAACAAGCATAGTGACTGGGGCAGCATGAGCTCTACCATTGGCTCGGTGCGTCGCGTCACAGAGCTGAAGCAAAACAACCAATAA
- the LOC118363633 gene encoding gamma-crystallin S-1-like isoform X1: MMGKKLSVQIIFYEGRNFEGRHYECSGDCTDMHSHFSRCNSIRVDSGCWMAYEKPNFSGYQYMLTRGKYADHHRWSGFNDCIRSCRIIPAYNGNYRMKIFERSDFGGKMMELSDDCPNLQDRFHRRDISSCNVMEGYWILHEHPNYRGHQYFLRPGEYNKHSDWGSMSSTIGSVRRVTELKQNNQ, encoded by the exons ATGATGGGTAAG AAGCTCTCTGTTCAGATCATCTTCTACGAGGGCAGGAATTTTGAGGGACGCCACTATGAGTGCAGTGGTGACTGCACTGACATGCACTCCCACTTCTCCCGATGTAACTCCATTCGAGTGGACAGTGGGTGCTGGATGGCCTATGAGAAGCCTAACTTTTCTGGATACCAGTACATGCTGACAAGGGGGAAGTACGCTGACCACCATCGCTGGTCCGGCTTCAACGACTGCATCCGCTCCTGTCGCATAATCCCAGCT TACAATGGAAACTACAGGATGAAGATCTTTGAGAGATCAGACTTTGGGGGAAAGATGATGGAGCTGAGTGACGACTGCCCCAACCTGCAGGACCGCTTCCACCGGAGAGACATTTCCTCCTGCAATGTTATGGAGGGCTACTGGATCCTCCACGAGCACCCAAACTACAGGGGCCATCAGTACTTCCTGCGCCCTGGCGAGTACAACAAGCATAGTGACTGGGGCAGCATGAGCTCTACCATTGGCTCGGTGCGTCGCGTCACAGAGCTGAAGCAAAACAACCAATAA